A stretch of the Vibrio gazogenes genome encodes the following:
- a CDS encoding DUF2169 family type VI secretion system accessory protein, giving the protein MQVIKPSTLSLLKQTYDFQGHQFVVSALSFFQLGKEPTLLEENAQWLRLQPYLSKGIVLDTGHAKGRSECLLAGKAFAKEAKPIPEMMVHFKMGDVAKSVRVVGNRTCRSGGLLRSRQVSAPEPFIQMPLGDAESYGGKGFTENPKGKGVLNKANFDREKEVYHLANLYLAKESIEPDTEKRRVASFLPRELTHPQRAQYQGTYDQHWLDHIQPGFPHDTDPRLFNVAPPEQQRKGDFLPSEHYALSGFHPEKSRIEGHLPNVLVRAFVTQEHHEHSEFIEIPTHIDTVWFFPELELGIAIHRGVLPAYDSAGLDIKNLLLALENVGDKPRDKAYFQQVLAERTHPKTAAGHAFHASQLLPQHSEEETARRAKLYAQEQADYEQKQAAQRRKQLETMRSEHPELDWDKVFAREQARTTVSEAPGPIPQEFIDKRDFDLTPYIKWARQQAQNAKTKMAESRAQLEKSSKNMPPRLADVESQRHILARFAEVVPVQSADQSTDKPLPADATIEAKQAHMHRMMLQSQRRTRQLSPGVMPKQQVSADGAALLRQQVIACVKKGESLAGRDLFGADLSGLDLSGQDLRDVMLEKADLTGANLTGCWCDGLVLTEAQLERARLDRCRFIRANLSRINSAFVSCTEAVFDHAVMIESHFEQSCFERAHFSQMSIVTSDFSGGLFCKSEWISVRLIQLGLTDTQWQEATLTLCTLLECILTASQWIQASLTRCALLKTTLAQAEFAGVKAQRVQIDVTDCCETVGFDKGHWEYCSFRNLHLVGCRLTASVFQRCDFTGAHLDKCDLQNSLWHSSLIFQGNIINSQLNSALFYQSNLRKTRFVDCNLSAVTFHQTNLREVDFKHCEMRRVQRYPLPSLKG; this is encoded by the coding sequence ATGCAAGTTATTAAACCCTCAACCCTAAGCCTGCTAAAACAAACTTATGACTTTCAGGGTCATCAGTTTGTGGTGAGTGCATTGAGTTTTTTTCAGCTTGGTAAAGAACCAACATTATTGGAAGAAAATGCCCAATGGCTTCGGTTACAGCCTTATTTGTCGAAAGGCATTGTTTTGGATACAGGCCATGCCAAAGGCCGCTCTGAGTGTCTTTTAGCCGGGAAGGCCTTCGCCAAAGAGGCCAAGCCGATTCCAGAAATGATGGTGCATTTTAAAATGGGTGACGTGGCGAAGTCTGTTCGTGTGGTGGGCAATCGCACTTGTCGCTCAGGTGGTTTATTGCGCAGTCGACAGGTGAGTGCCCCTGAACCTTTTATTCAGATGCCGTTAGGTGATGCCGAGTCCTATGGCGGAAAGGGTTTTACTGAAAACCCAAAAGGCAAAGGCGTTTTGAATAAAGCTAATTTTGATAGGGAAAAAGAGGTTTACCATCTCGCTAATCTCTATCTGGCAAAGGAATCGATTGAGCCGGACACGGAAAAGCGCCGTGTGGCGAGTTTTCTACCAAGAGAGCTAACTCATCCCCAACGAGCACAATATCAAGGAACATATGATCAACATTGGTTGGACCACATCCAACCAGGGTTTCCACATGATACAGATCCTCGACTTTTTAATGTGGCACCGCCTGAACAACAACGAAAAGGCGACTTTTTACCCAGTGAACACTACGCTTTATCGGGTTTCCACCCAGAAAAAAGCCGGATAGAAGGGCATTTGCCTAATGTTTTGGTGAGGGCGTTTGTGACCCAAGAGCACCATGAACATTCAGAATTTATAGAAATTCCTACACATATTGATACGGTATGGTTTTTTCCGGAGTTGGAACTTGGTATAGCGATTCACCGTGGGGTGTTACCTGCCTATGACTCGGCGGGCTTGGATATTAAAAACCTTTTGCTTGCCCTTGAAAATGTAGGGGATAAGCCTCGTGATAAAGCTTATTTTCAGCAGGTGTTGGCAGAACGTACCCACCCGAAAACCGCCGCAGGGCATGCCTTTCATGCTTCGCAGTTACTGCCGCAACACAGCGAAGAAGAAACCGCGCGGCGCGCTAAATTGTACGCTCAGGAACAGGCCGATTATGAGCAAAAACAGGCAGCCCAGCGGCGTAAACAACTGGAAACAATGCGCAGTGAACATCCCGAGCTGGATTGGGACAAGGTGTTTGCCCGAGAACAGGCGCGAACGACGGTGAGTGAAGCGCCGGGGCCAATTCCCCAAGAGTTTATTGATAAGCGAGATTTCGATTTAACGCCTTATATCAAGTGGGCACGGCAACAGGCACAAAACGCCAAGACTAAAATGGCCGAGTCTCGTGCGCAGTTGGAAAAAAGCAGCAAGAACATGCCACCTCGTCTGGCGGATGTGGAGTCACAAAGGCATATTTTGGCACGTTTTGCTGAAGTGGTTCCCGTCCAGAGTGCCGATCAAAGCACAGATAAACCTTTACCGGCAGACGCAACAATAGAAGCGAAACAGGCCCATATGCATCGGATGATGCTTCAGTCGCAGCGGCGTACTCGCCAGCTTTCCCCCGGTGTTATGCCCAAACAACAGGTGAGTGCCGATGGTGCTGCGCTGTTGCGCCAACAGGTCATCGCCTGTGTGAAAAAGGGGGAATCACTGGCCGGGCGCGATCTATTTGGCGCCGATCTTTCCGGACTGGATCTATCAGGGCAGGATCTACGCGATGTTATGCTGGAAAAAGCCGATCTTACCGGTGCCAACTTAACCGGGTGTTGGTGTGATGGACTGGTGTTAACAGAAGCGCAACTGGAAAGGGCTCGGCTGGATCGCTGTCGGTTTATTCGGGCCAATCTTTCGCGAATCAATAGCGCCTTCGTGAGCTGTACTGAAGCGGTGTTTGATCATGCGGTGATGATAGAGAGTCACTTTGAGCAGAGTTGTTTTGAGCGAGCCCATTTTTCTCAGATGTCTATTGTGACCAGTGATTTTTCCGGGGGCTTGTTCTGTAAATCTGAATGGATCAGTGTGCGCTTGATTCAGTTGGGGTTGACGGACACTCAGTGGCAAGAGGCCACGTTAACGTTGTGTACGTTGTTGGAGTGTATATTAACCGCCAGCCAGTGGATACAAGCCTCACTGACGCGCTGTGCGCTGTTAAAGACAACGTTGGCGCAGGCGGAATTTGCCGGTGTAAAAGCCCAGCGGGTGCAGATTGATGTGACGGACTGCTGTGAGACGGTTGGGTTTGATAAGGGGCATTGGGAATATTGTAGCTTTCGTAACCTGCACCTTGTTGGCTGCCGATTGACTGCCAGTGTCTTTCAGCGTTGTGACTTTACCGGGGCGCACCTGGATAAGTGCGATCTACAAAACAGTCTTTGGCACAGTAGCCTGATTTTTCAGGGGAATATTATCAACAGTCAGTTGAATTCGGCGCTGTTTTATCAGTCGAACCTGCGCAAAACCCGGTTTGTTGATTGTAATTTGTCAGCGGTGACTTTTCACCAAACCAATTTACGTGAAGTCGATTTCAAGCACTGTGAAATGCGGCGCGTACAGCGCTATCCATTACCGTCGTTAAAGGGGTAA
- a CDS encoding pentapeptide repeat-containing protein — translation MIENEITPSMVGQYANIAQAVADKRPIQDMDFRTLDFSGLDLARAHFIHCRFDGRLFKQCNLDHTHFVECDLSDCQFIDNACSVTKMTACRMIKSHWRGDISKLTFSDCDLSDTHWQQVDFQSCGFCLGDLSHACFEQCRWKTVSFTKVVMAGAVFNGAHFENVSWVENDFTQLTLTQCEFIHVLLLKCNLSGLDFSGLNFHHCTCNNSQLNGVNFHGTTANNCNFSACEITDCDFGEAQLAKSLFIGSYLRRCDFSQAEVSNGKFGKAEIRDCLFVNSNLTQASFSHAALEAVDFTGSNCTYTNLSYANAVKCVFERCTVLRTNVHALVEKKNRWQGTPAAGLLKTDKTQQAMDKRLSLVMGSH, via the coding sequence GTGATTGAAAACGAAATAACGCCAAGCATGGTTGGCCAGTACGCCAATATAGCGCAGGCAGTAGCCGACAAACGGCCGATTCAGGATATGGATTTTCGCACGCTGGATTTTAGCGGACTGGATCTGGCGCGTGCCCATTTTATCCACTGCCGGTTTGACGGGAGGCTGTTCAAACAGTGCAATTTAGATCATACCCATTTTGTTGAGTGTGATTTGAGTGACTGCCAGTTTATTGATAACGCCTGTTCTGTCACCAAGATGACGGCTTGTCGGATGATAAAAAGCCACTGGCGCGGAGATATCAGTAAACTCACTTTCAGCGATTGCGATCTCTCCGACACGCATTGGCAGCAGGTAGATTTTCAGTCCTGTGGCTTCTGTCTTGGGGACTTAAGTCACGCTTGCTTTGAACAATGTCGCTGGAAGACCGTGTCGTTTACCAAGGTGGTGATGGCAGGGGCGGTTTTTAATGGGGCGCATTTTGAAAACGTATCTTGGGTAGAAAACGATTTCACCCAGCTTACCCTGACTCAGTGCGAGTTTATCCACGTGCTGCTGCTGAAGTGCAATCTTAGTGGTTTGGATTTTTCCGGCCTCAACTTTCATCACTGTACTTGTAATAACAGCCAGTTGAACGGTGTTAATTTCCATGGTACGACGGCGAACAATTGCAATTTCTCTGCCTGTGAAATCACAGACTGTGATTTTGGCGAGGCTCAATTGGCAAAAAGCCTGTTTATCGGCAGTTATCTGAGGCGTTGTGATTTCTCTCAGGCGGAGGTTTCTAATGGCAAATTTGGCAAGGCAGAGATACGTGACTGCCTCTTTGTAAATAGCAACCTGACGCAAGCTAGCTTTAGCCATGCTGCGCTTGAAGCCGTCGATTTTACCGGGAGCAACTGCACCTACACCAACCTGAGTTATGCCAATGCGGTGAAATGTGTATTTGAGCGTTGCACCGTACTGCGCACTAATGTTCATGCGTTGGTAGAGAAGAAAAATCGATGGCAGGGCACCCCCGCAGCGGGGTTGTTGAAAACCGATAAAACCCAGCAAGCTATGGATAAGCGTTTAAGCCTTGTTATGGGCAGTCATTAA
- a CDS encoding DUF3540 domain-containing protein, which translates to MNSSLKISQYLHPTPMPENYIGVITRFDPQQYRWEINQNFLAQVATSLLVKPEIGDLVAFIIYQEEYIITQILQRTSAVRTTLQSQDEMCWIAPKVSIQAQDELEMVAFNTVSITSNNLLQSVRETSLQQAQTLIQHAAQVSMTADEVMNLTAKQQMLIAEEEVRIDGERINMG; encoded by the coding sequence ATGAATTCATCGTTAAAAATCAGCCAATATCTCCATCCGACTCCGATGCCGGAAAACTATATTGGCGTGATAACCCGATTTGATCCGCAGCAGTATCGCTGGGAAATTAACCAGAATTTTTTAGCTCAGGTGGCGACAAGCCTGCTGGTTAAGCCTGAGATCGGTGATTTGGTGGCCTTTATTATCTATCAGGAAGAATACATCATCACCCAAATTTTGCAGCGCACCAGTGCTGTGCGCACGACATTGCAAAGTCAGGATGAGATGTGCTGGATAGCCCCGAAAGTATCGATTCAAGCGCAGGATGAATTGGAGATGGTGGCATTCAATACGGTCTCCATCACGAGTAACAATCTGCTGCAAAGTGTACGAGAAACCTCACTGCAGCAGGCGCAAACGTTGATCCAGCATGCCGCTCAAGTCTCGATGACAGCGGATGAGGTGATGAATTTAACGGCCAAGCAACAGATGCTGATCGCAGAGGAAGAAGTTCGTATTGATGGTGAACGAATTAATATGGGCTAG
- a CDS encoding DUF4150 domain-containing protein produces MFANTQNTATHMGIPDVCKTQVGPAVVPIPYPNIGMTDMAEPNVDNVMIEAMPVHNLMTMVELSNGDEAGIEMGIISSLIMGPIKHELGSLKVMFMAAPATMMTSVTGQNGTEPNAPGLTLTPSQVKVMINS; encoded by the coding sequence ATGTTTGCAAATACACAAAATACGGCCACCCATATGGGGATACCTGATGTCTGTAAAACTCAGGTAGGGCCTGCTGTGGTGCCTATCCCTTATCCCAACATTGGCATGACTGATATGGCCGAACCCAATGTAGACAATGTGATGATAGAGGCCATGCCAGTCCATAACCTGATGACAATGGTTGAGCTATCCAACGGCGATGAGGCGGGAATCGAAATGGGGATTATTTCTAGCTTAATTATGGGGCCGATTAAACATGAGCTAGGGAGCTTGAAGGTGATGTTTATGGCAGCACCTGCGACGATGATGACGTCAGTGACGGGCCAGAACGGGACCGAACCCAATGCTCCGGGCCTGACCTTAACGCCAAGCCAAGTCAAAGTGATGATCAATAGCTGA
- a CDS encoding SPOR domain-containing protein, with amino-acid sequence MYKLIFTLVTLILVGVGLSLSLPKLTPSGQQQGFPSVNIDQTSESSPILIHDFYLTSPLPEDAKFTLQLGMYPQLPQAQSFAKTLPAGNHYRIVKTTDNQRFWYLVLQGSYPSQEQAALAQQDLKANQISSNLKLLPKQLKEK; translated from the coding sequence ATGTACAAACTGATATTCACATTAGTCACACTTATTCTCGTTGGCGTCGGCCTGAGCTTGTCTCTGCCAAAACTAACTCCTTCCGGCCAGCAGCAAGGTTTTCCGAGCGTCAACATTGACCAAACGTCGGAGTCATCACCAATTCTAATCCACGATTTTTATCTAACTTCCCCGCTGCCAGAGGATGCAAAATTCACACTGCAACTGGGCATGTATCCACAACTGCCCCAGGCACAAAGCTTCGCTAAAACCCTGCCGGCAGGAAACCATTACCGCATCGTCAAGACAACTGATAATCAACGATTTTGGTACCTCGTGTTACAAGGCAGCTATCCATCACAAGAACAAGCCGCATTAGCACAACAAGATTTGAAAGCCAATCAGATTTCGTCTAATTTAAAGTTACTTCCGAAGCAACTGAAAGAAAAATAG
- the pyrC gene encoding dihydroorotase, with protein MTILTLTRPDDWHVHLRDGDVLPDTVKDISRYNGRALIMPNTVPPTTTTDMAQAYRQRIMDAQPQPGFTPLMSLYLTDNTTPEEIQQAKSSGIVVAAKLYPAGATTNSDSGVTSVSTIYPVLKTMQETGMLLLIHGEVTSHDVDIFDRETTFLSEVLAPIVRDFPDLKIVVEHITTADAVRFVEQAGPNVAATITAHHLLYNRNHMLVGGIKPHYYCLPILKRNTHQQALIQAATSGNPKFFLGTDSAPHTKANKENACGCAGSYTAHAAIELYAEVFEQAGKLAYLEGFASHHGPDFYGLPRNTDTITLVKTPWQVPEVLPFGSEIVVPIRAGETIAWQVKSDV; from the coding sequence ATGACAATACTCACGCTGACCCGACCCGACGACTGGCACGTACACCTGCGGGACGGAGACGTTTTACCAGACACAGTCAAAGATATCAGTCGCTACAATGGCCGTGCCCTGATTATGCCCAACACGGTTCCACCAACCACCACAACCGATATGGCCCAGGCTTATCGCCAACGAATCATGGATGCTCAGCCTCAGCCCGGCTTCACGCCCCTGATGTCGCTTTATCTCACCGATAACACCACGCCAGAAGAGATCCAACAAGCCAAATCATCCGGCATCGTTGTGGCAGCCAAGCTTTATCCGGCTGGCGCAACCACCAATTCCGATTCGGGTGTCACTTCAGTCAGCACTATTTATCCCGTCCTCAAAACCATGCAAGAGACAGGCATGCTGCTGCTGATCCACGGTGAAGTCACCAGCCATGATGTCGATATTTTTGACCGGGAAACCACCTTTCTGAGCGAAGTGCTGGCACCGATTGTGCGCGATTTCCCGGATTTGAAGATCGTCGTCGAACACATTACCACGGCAGATGCCGTCCGATTTGTAGAACAAGCCGGCCCGAATGTCGCAGCCACGATCACCGCGCACCATCTTTTGTATAACCGCAATCACATGCTGGTCGGTGGGATTAAGCCGCACTACTACTGTTTACCGATCCTCAAACGCAACACACATCAGCAAGCACTGATTCAAGCCGCCACATCCGGCAACCCGAAATTCTTTCTCGGCACCGACTCGGCACCGCATACCAAAGCCAACAAAGAAAATGCGTGTGGCTGCGCAGGCTCTTATACCGCGCACGCTGCAATTGAGCTGTATGCAGAAGTCTTTGAACAGGCGGGTAAATTGGCATATCTCGAAGGCTTCGCCAGTCATCACGGACCGGATTTCTACGGCTTACCGCGTAATACTGACACCATCACACTGGTCAAAACCCCTTGGCAGGTCCCTGAAGTGCTCCCGTTCGGCTCGGAAATCGTCGTCCCAATCCGTGCCGGTGAAACCATCGCATGGCAGGTCAAATCAGACGTTTGA
- a CDS encoding hybrid-cluster NAD(P)-dependent oxidoreductase — protein MSAQVDQIHIYPVKSVGGISLSQSWADKEGLAFDRRFMLALADGGMVTARKFPRLVTVRSALMPDGVLFQVEGEEPLRIRYADFKMQEIATTVWRDTFTAYTTTDEANDWFSRVIDRQVELIFTGEHSQRYRESVGNTVGFADGYPLLIISQGSLDELNRRSPEQHVMQQFRANIVVSGTEPFAEDGWKRIRIGTAEFELVKPCERCILTTVEPEHGQLRASQEPLKTLVQFRRGASGGVFFGQNMVVRTAGMIQTDDVVEVLEYKEKEQYPDEQPQWQTLTCVEKEEIARDFVTFWLEPQQGQILTYQPGQHLPIALTINGETINRHYTLSSSPSRPGRLAISVKRVSDGQVSNWLLDHFQIGDILQAQAPNGQFHLQSDSSHYPLLLLSAGSGVTPMLSMLRYLADHQQMRDVVFYHQCRSVDDIPCREELEHLNHQHSGLKVIISLTQPPQEWFGLKGRFSLSHLRQVQDVERRQVFVCGPDGFMKKAKNLLMKAGLPAHYYHQEAFGAQKIAERPHLNVTLTINGEKVAGNNQQTLLEQAEEQGIAISNSCRAGLCGACRVKVTQGRVSQPDVPALEDKDRQAGMVLACCCVPDTDLEISY, from the coding sequence ATGTCAGCACAAGTCGATCAGATTCATATTTATCCGGTGAAATCCGTGGGTGGGATTTCACTGTCACAAAGCTGGGCGGATAAAGAAGGGTTGGCATTTGATCGACGCTTTATGTTGGCGTTAGCGGACGGCGGTATGGTGACCGCTCGGAAATTTCCCCGGTTGGTGACGGTGCGTTCGGCCCTGATGCCTGACGGCGTACTGTTTCAGGTTGAGGGTGAAGAGCCGCTGCGGATCCGCTATGCGGATTTTAAAATGCAGGAAATTGCCACCACGGTTTGGCGTGATACTTTCACGGCTTATACCACCACCGATGAAGCGAATGATTGGTTTAGCCGGGTGATTGATCGGCAGGTTGAACTGATCTTTACCGGTGAACACTCACAGCGTTATCGTGAATCGGTCGGCAATACTGTGGGGTTTGCCGATGGGTATCCTTTATTAATCATCAGTCAGGGTTCATTGGATGAGCTCAATCGCCGCAGTCCTGAACAGCATGTTATGCAACAGTTCCGAGCCAATATTGTGGTTTCCGGTACCGAACCTTTTGCCGAAGATGGCTGGAAACGTATTCGGATCGGCACCGCTGAGTTTGAACTCGTTAAACCCTGTGAGCGCTGTATTTTAACCACAGTCGAGCCAGAGCACGGTCAGTTGAGAGCGTCGCAAGAGCCGCTGAAAACATTAGTACAATTCCGGCGCGGTGCCTCCGGTGGTGTCTTTTTCGGTCAGAATATGGTGGTTCGGACTGCGGGGATGATTCAGACCGATGATGTTGTGGAAGTGCTGGAATATAAAGAAAAAGAACAATATCCGGATGAGCAGCCGCAGTGGCAAACGCTGACTTGTGTCGAAAAAGAAGAGATCGCCCGCGATTTTGTCACGTTCTGGCTGGAGCCACAGCAGGGGCAAATCCTGACTTATCAGCCGGGACAGCATTTACCGATTGCGTTAACCATCAACGGGGAAACGATCAACCGTCACTATACGTTGTCTTCCAGCCCGTCCCGGCCGGGACGACTGGCGATTTCAGTGAAGCGGGTCAGTGATGGTCAGGTGTCGAATTGGTTACTCGATCATTTTCAAATCGGAGACATCCTTCAGGCACAAGCACCCAACGGTCAGTTCCATTTGCAATCCGATTCATCCCATTATCCGTTATTGCTGCTCTCTGCCGGCAGTGGCGTCACGCCGATGTTGTCGATGCTGCGCTATCTGGCGGATCATCAACAAATGCGGGATGTGGTGTTTTATCATCAGTGTCGCTCGGTGGATGATATTCCGTGCCGTGAAGAGTTAGAACATTTGAATCATCAGCATTCGGGGTTGAAGGTGATTATTTCGCTGACACAGCCCCCTCAGGAGTGGTTTGGTCTGAAAGGGCGTTTTTCTTTGTCACACCTGCGTCAGGTACAGGATGTGGAACGGCGGCAGGTGTTTGTCTGCGGGCCGGATGGTTTTATGAAAAAAGCAAAAAACCTCCTGATGAAAGCAGGCTTGCCCGCGCACTATTATCATCAAGAAGCATTCGGGGCTCAGAAAATTGCAGAACGTCCGCACCTGAACGTGACGTTGACAATTAACGGCGAAAAGGTTGCGGGAAATAATCAACAGACGCTGTTGGAACAGGCGGAAGAGCAGGGGATTGCGATCAGCAATAGTTGTCGGGCCGGGTTGTGTGGCGCTTGTCGGGTGAAAGTCACACAAGGGCGGGTGTCTCAGCCGGATGTCCCTGCATTGGAAGATAAAGATCGCCAAGCAGGTATGGTCTTGGCGTGCTGCTGTGTTCCGGATACCGATCTTGAGATCAGTTACTAG
- a CDS encoding AraC family transcriptional regulator, with translation MHYAIQVDSATTDYLQITARKKSLKHVLILVEQGMVLLRLGKQEYAATAEQALWIPCQCLHALTIFPQTRLTRIEFSARLRHAFPPQAGFVALSPLCRAVLARLAEATPQMTVYPHLLGVLTDEVLHFRPELRENKFTQLLKQWQTQYPQPVEGISPEVHLILLLREAQKKMQSGVSANQVAEQLFDGQLAQLNQLRQSLLGYSP, from the coding sequence ATGCACTACGCCATTCAAGTGGACTCAGCCACGACCGACTACCTTCAGATCACCGCTCGGAAAAAATCGCTGAAACACGTGCTTATTCTCGTCGAGCAAGGCATGGTGTTATTGCGGTTAGGCAAGCAGGAATACGCAGCTACCGCAGAGCAAGCCCTGTGGATTCCCTGCCAGTGTCTGCATGCATTGACAATCTTTCCGCAAACACGTCTGACTCGTATCGAATTTTCAGCTCGCCTGCGCCACGCTTTTCCACCTCAGGCAGGATTTGTGGCACTCAGTCCTTTATGTCGTGCCGTATTAGCGCGCCTTGCCGAGGCCACACCGCAAATGACGGTTTACCCACATCTACTCGGCGTACTCACTGATGAAGTGCTGCATTTCCGCCCTGAGCTGCGTGAGAACAAATTCACGCAGTTACTCAAGCAGTGGCAAACCCAGTATCCTCAACCCGTTGAAGGCATTTCACCGGAAGTCCATCTCATTTTGTTATTACGTGAAGCACAGAAAAAAATGCAATCCGGTGTCTCCGCCAATCAAGTCGCCGAACAGCTTTTTGACGGACAACTGGCGCAACTGAATCAATTGCGCCAGAGTTTGCTGGGATACAGCCCCTAG
- a CDS encoding 1-acyl-sn-glycerol-3-phosphate acyltransferase, producing the protein MTSITDPYAEIRPYEDDEIPAAINRLIEDDEFIHAIVKHRFKHHAGWIQILMSPWVKMYLKIKWRKLTSVEAIQLEVKKYLDQTLETTTDGVTYSGLDKLDKNQAYLFVSNHRDIAMDPALVNYGLHISGHQTVRIAIGDNLLRKPCATELMKLNKSFIVKRSAKGPREMMKALATLSGYIKSSLDTGHSIWIAQREGRAKDGNDFTDPAILKMFHVEGRSKKIDFATYAKSLKIVPVAIAYENDPCDLAKARELYEKATLGAYEKREFEDIESIIQGIVGEKGRIHVTFGDVIDQDFATPDALAEEIDRQIHQHYQLFPINLLAAGCEGDDVTPATREILKQKLASLPEGAHEYLLASYANPVKNKPQA; encoded by the coding sequence ATGACATCAATCACCGATCCTTATGCAGAGATTCGTCCTTATGAAGACGATGAAATTCCTGCTGCTATCAATCGTCTTATTGAAGACGATGAATTTATTCATGCAATTGTTAAACATCGATTCAAGCACCATGCCGGATGGATACAAATCCTGATGAGTCCTTGGGTCAAAATGTATCTGAAGATCAAATGGCGGAAACTGACTTCTGTTGAGGCCATCCAGCTTGAAGTAAAAAAATACCTTGATCAGACATTAGAGACGACAACCGATGGTGTGACGTATTCCGGTCTGGACAAGCTGGATAAAAATCAGGCTTATCTGTTTGTTTCTAACCATCGTGACATTGCGATGGATCCGGCGCTGGTCAACTATGGCTTGCACATTTCCGGTCATCAAACGGTGAGAATCGCGATTGGAGATAATCTGTTACGTAAACCGTGTGCCACTGAGCTGATGAAACTGAATAAAAGCTTTATCGTCAAGCGCTCAGCCAAAGGGCCACGCGAGATGATGAAAGCGCTGGCAACGCTCTCCGGTTATATCAAAAGTTCGTTGGATACGGGTCATTCTATCTGGATTGCCCAGCGTGAAGGGCGGGCAAAAGACGGCAACGACTTTACGGATCCGGCCATTCTGAAGATGTTTCATGTGGAAGGGCGCAGTAAAAAAATTGATTTTGCCACGTATGCCAAGTCGCTGAAAATCGTGCCGGTGGCGATTGCGTACGAAAATGATCCCTGTGATTTGGCTAAAGCCAGAGAGCTGTACGAAAAAGCGACACTGGGCGCTTATGAAAAGAGAGAATTTGAAGATATTGAGAGTATCATTCAAGGGATTGTGGGCGAAAAAGGGCGCATTCATGTGACATTTGGTGACGTGATCGACCAAGATTTCGCAACACCGGATGCACTGGCAGAAGAGATTGATCGGCAGATTCATCAACATTATCAGTTGTTTCCAATCAATTTACTGGCTGCCGGATGTGAAGGCGATGACGTAACACCTGCAACCCGAGAGATTCTAAAGCAAAAGCTCGCGAGTTTGCCGGAAGGTGCGCATGAATATCTGCTCGCCAGTTATGCCAACCCGGTGAAAAACAAGCCACAAGCTTAA